TGTCcatttatggattttttaggAACTAATAGTACCGGACTATTATAATTTGAAGTTGATGGTTCTATTATGTTATGATCAAGCATTTTTTCGACTTGTCGATTAatttcatcttttaaaactCGGGGTGttctatagtttttaatatacacTGGTTTAGGGtcacttaattttaattgttgagtgtaaaaattgttaacagataatttgtcagtttttaaagcaaaaatatcggaaaattctttacataaatttaaaacatcttgCTTTACAAATTGcggtatattattttgattaagttCGTTTACTAATTGGATTTCACGATTTTTGGGTTCTATGTCAATCTTATATACATTAAAATGACTAAGGTCAGTGACTTCTAATTTAGAAAGGTCTATATCTACGCTTTCAGATGTCGTATTAATTATTCTTACAAGGGGATTTTTCCCATTAATAATAGATCGAGCAACAAAAACACCTGGGTGTAACTCTTTATTTGAAACTACTGAATCCTGTGATAGGTTTTTTAGGCTATCGACTTGTCTTATGACTTCGCACCGAGGGGAAATGTGAACTGTATTTTTCTCTGGACCACTAAATATAGGAACTACATATTTGAAGCCCCGAATCTGCATACTTAGGGTCCAATTTGAATAGTCAATAACTGCCTGATATTTAGCTAAAAAATCACGTCCGAGAATACCATCCCCTGGAATAGGAAAATCGGAATCTACTATATGAAAATTATGAGGTAACCCTTGATCTTCGAGCCAAATTACAGTTTCCGTATCACCCAATGACTTAGTTAACCCGTCTGTTACGCCCTTAATTTTGCTGCTATTAGCTATGTTAATAATCTGATTATTATCAACTTTTGCGcgtttaaaaatggaaatatcagcccctgtatcgactagcagtacatttttagatttagtcaTATCTATATCAAGTAATACGAAATTTGAAAGTGTAAGATCTAGATGAAATATATTAGTTAATTTTCCATTTCCCCCAATCGAACCGGTTGGGGGCTCGATTGGTTTTCCGGAATTTCTGCGCTAGTATATCTTATTGAAGATCTATTGTTATTATAATAGTTTTGctggttattattaaaattttgtcggtAATTATTGTCATAGTTACAGTTATAGTTATAGTTACCACGCCCTCTTCGAGAACCCCTGAAATTAAATCTTCCGCGATTATTATTAAAGACTTGTTGATGGTCGCTGTTTCTATATCCATTTTGACCACCTCTACCGCGATAGTTTCGACGATTAGTTTGATGCAAACGAAATACGTTAGATTGGTTAGGGTCAGAGCTAACATTCATAAATTTAGTCAAACAATCATTTATTGTTCTAAAAGTGCCGGCTTGCATAATTAAACGTGTTTTTTCGTTACTTGCATTTTGAGTGAGAGATTTTACCGTAGTTTCTACGGTGTAATTTTGTGCAACTTGTGCTGGAACGCCTtctgaaataaaagatttttgcaatTTGTCTGCCAAAGATTCAATTTCGACTGCGTACGAAGTTGCATCCttgtgattttgtttgtaatttaaaagtttagctGTTAATAATCGAGAACTTTCacccttaatattatttttaagtttatctaTAATTTGGTCAATTGATTGTTCGTTTGTTATTAAGCTACGAGCTTTCCCAGTTAAACGAGTTTTAATGAAAGCTAAAGCATTATTTTCGTGACCTGCTGAATTTGCTTTAAGCAGTTCTAAACAATctaaaaatgattgaaaattttcaaatgttcCATCAAATTGAGTGGGAACTAATTTACTTGCAAGATTAAAGAAATCTGTTGCAGTCaccattgttaaaatattagtctCAGTTTCCTCGTCGTAGTCGCTTTCGTCTTCACTGTCTAAGacgttaatatttatttttgaaaaaattgactgtGGTATTATAATCCTCAGTTTTAATGctagaaaagattttattattttatccctaatataattaaaatgttgtcTACAAATATTTTTCTCCAAAAGATCCAAAGACTCCCATGACTCCCTGACTATGCTTGTAAATTGATTATATAGTATTATAAGTTGATCCCTGACTTCAACTCGAACTATTTCACTACTaggaatatttttctttaaaaccctTTTTGATTCTTTAATTACGTCAGCCTTAATTGCTGCTaactgtaaatttaaatcttcgtGTAGCATTTAACGTTAATAATGGCCAAAGTTTTAGGACTACTTGATAGTCAGATTCCATTTAAAGACTaactcaaatatttaaataaaatataatgacaaattcctaaaattattaaactaacaACTAAAGAACATAAGATAGATCTAAATATAAACTTACGTACTTATTTCTAGTGAATATTTCTTTACTGAACCCTTTTGACATTTCACAGCACTTTTAACACCTTTAACACACCTTATTGTTTACTTTTACTGGGACTAACACTGCAAGCACTGCCGAAAATACTATAGGACACAACTGTATCTTTTCTAAACAGCAGCAACGCTCGCTACTGAAGCGGCTAAATCTCTTCGGAGTTGTTTTTTCATGTTTCTTCTGCACGTCTTGTATATCTTCGAAGCAAACACGGCTACCAATATGCACAGGATAAGGTATAACACAACCTTAACATCCTTTGTGATATTATATTCTGCCTCTTGGACTATGAAGTTAGAATTAACTACTCCATTTTCTTCCACTTTTTGATCCGTTGACTGTGAAGTGCCCATTTTACCTTGCTGATTTTCGGTTTTTCACTTTTTAGGCACTtactatttaaaacataaacattacttttttaactaaaagttcaattttttttgtctggcAGGATCGCCATGTAAAATAAGACGTCCCTTGTTGCTGCTATcaatcacattttattaataccccattatattacatatattgtttaattcacttcctaattaattattcagcaAAATACATAATGTCATTGGActggtatattataatatatggaATAATACCTAATGCTTACTAAGCTATTTAAGGTTAATGTACCCATGGTAACAATACCagatattatttagattgcaccatttcctataactagaatataatataatttgcttataaaatattttgaaggttaTTGATCCTTTACATGCggatttacgtttttgttttcccaataatgtaaattatgttggttaaatatccccgtacgtgtaaatgttgattcatctgtccataagatgctttttaaaaagtgtccatTTTTAACGTCAGCGTGAAGCAAAAAGCTGCAAAATTGTACCCGTCGCTCATAGTCGGCTTGTAGAAGACCTAGAATAGAGTATCACGATGCCAGTAAAAATTGCGGAATTAAGTTGTTAATTTCATACTAGAAATTACCTTGCACTGAGGTGTAATGGAAAGGATGCCTTCCTTCTGCCTTGACAACTGACCATGCTTTCCATGTAGAAATGTTCAGATCTGTAGCTACTTTCCTTGTACTAGTGGTGGGATCCTCATCGAATGCGCGAATTACGTTTTCATCTACAGCAACATCATACTGCCTCCGATTGATCCTcggttcttgaaaatttagattgcCTGTTTCCCCTAATCGACGAAAAATGTTAGCAAAAATCTTGTGGTGGGGCACACGCATATTGGAGTATTGCTCCTCATAAATTATTTGTGCTTCTCGCGTATTACTATCGGCGTATTCTTCGGTAGTGTATGCAGCCATTGTGGCGCTAATGAtacgaaaataaggaaagtcacaaaaacaataataaaaactcaattaacagcaacaataacaacagtattaataataagaataacaactacagaaacaatacaatactaaattaacgacttgggtacgtaagaaagctaaaaagttaCACCACGACAAATGACAAATGTCAAATGACAACAACAATACGTAGCACATATTGCATAGCATGTTCCACAACAACAATCCCATAGCATGTTCCACGATCTCCTCATTTGACCATTCAAAGAATCGATGCCGCTTTTCAAACTATCAGAAAAAAGATGCGGCTTCGTCTTACGACAGTGGAAATGCGACGGCGACGTAGGGCATGTATTAGAGCCAGGGAAgcgcagttttaataaaatttgtaattttgaaataaatacataaaattaaaaaaaaaaatttttactttattgtcctttaaagtcatgaattgtggcaagttagtcggctttgtgttacacatcgtatatcattgaaaagagtattaactggagatgtttttaaaactacctgaacatcttgatagattttagtttttttttgcgtcaagttaaagttacctttcgtaactttttttgttacttgtattaactttttgagcttaaaacgaattatttcggtattatttgatattgacttttttagattcaggatatattacagactaaatacaaatgtaaaaaaaacctgaaaaatatgctgaaaaaatttaaagatgtcaaaagtcataattttttgaaaatcctgaaaataacacaaaatcaatgatataaaaacccgagacttttagaacacaagttatATGCATAGTATatatatgcccaccaagtttggctaaccctccgccaaacaccctgtattattgtaggtatttagaataaaaatttaaattgatttatagaacctttaaatatttacgattggcaaaaaaaattcgataggTCTCTAAGAGCAGACATACGctgcattattaattttattaatggcAACCGATCGGctttaaacacatttttaagaGACTTCGCTACCGAGTTTCGCtacgtttttgttaaaaatataaatagcaacAATTTGTGTATCAAAGCTCGAAATATTCGTTTAttttcccaaagatgctggtcgtacgtttttataaaaggcaaaaacacaaaacacaaaatcgacagcatcacagaaacatttaataaaacgacgagggttacatgtttcgcccgactagagcatcatcagacctataataattaagatgatGTAACCGAAGAAAGGAAATTCAACACAAACAAATGCGAAAAATACAGATAACAGAAGTTCCATAACTTCagccgaaaaaaaaattctattcgGGTTTAATCAATTATTATTCAGCATTTAAtacgaaaattaaatatttagataaatataCACTCATCCAGGTGAAATAATGTGATATTATGATGAACTCTGCTCTGGTAAATACCAAAATTAGTtgttaaatatacatttttttagagTATACATATATAAGTAAAGTGACATTGGTACATAAATAATGAATccatattcaaaaatattgcaTATACCAGATTTGACACATTATCTATGGTTCTTCTCGGTCTAGTTCATAACAACACCTTTTCATACATCATCAATGATCTTATATGCCTGACTTCATCTGATAAATTCGAGATCATCGCAGAACCATTACAAATGACTGCGAAATGATTTCCTGCATCATCATCTTCTAGTAGAAGAATCCCAATGTCGTGGGCAGCTGCAACAGATAAGTCGTAAAGCACGTGGGCCGGCAGGACCGCAGCATAAACGTCCCATATTTTGCAATTATGCCCGTTTATTCTGCGTTTCGTCCTGCTGGCCGTTATTATGAGCATCAAGAACCGGGAGACGTCACAGAAACGTCGAGATTTGCGACATTATTGGCTTCTGGTAGCGGtaattttaacgtaaatatCGAATTTTTGCTGTCTCGGCATATAgagtttatttttcaattaattgaaattaaaaaaacaaagcttttaatattaaatggtttaataacattatttcttGTTTGTTCAGATTTGTGTTGGTGATTGAATTGCATCATCACGTCAGTAACTCGTTATCGTTCattaaaagaagcaaaaaaaacattacatgCCCTCTTTTTCCTTCTTATATTTATCGTGTCTCAATCCCACATTACCTGTTTTAAACCCACTATATTTTGTCTAATTAGTCGTCATAAATACGACCGTCGTTACTCATTACTAACGCATACATCTATTTGCGTGTTTAATGAGCTACGTTCTTGAATTCTAGTTTGGTATTATATGCAAATAGAATGAATAATATTATATCATGATagtatattgttttataaaaaaacatatgtttggaatacatttttatatactttaaatGTACATTACTACCATACTATTGATACCCTCCAAGTGATAAGATCCGAAGACATATATACGTAGTTTAGTGTAAAATTCTAACACAaagttatctaaaaataaagtttattttactgGATAGTAATTGAGAAATCAAGGAAAAAATGCCTAATCAAATTCTAActtgatatattttaatattttttattactattaaattCTACATACAATAACTatcattttagtaaaattacTTAACATTTATTAGAAATTAGAAAAACGCAGATTTTTTCCATATCATACTACTAATGAAAAATCgaataactttaatataaattacaatttattttctgGTTTTTCAGGCACCACATTATCAATAAAGGTCAAAAGATTGCTTATTCATTAACATTTTATATCTAAGCATATTTACCTACGCAAAATTAAAACTGGTTGGCTTATTTTCCTTTATTGCTTTAGGTATCAAATTCAAAATACATCTGACATTTTATCATATATTCTAACGAAACGTAGCTAGAAAGGAAGGCAAGGAAAATTGTCAGAAGCTATCAACttttgataaaaacaaaaagtcacTATACTCACAAAGCACTTGGTAAGGACATTTTGATTCCAATAACCTCTGCATTATCACTTAAGACGACTCCACTACTCCCTTCAATTCTGTGAATTTACGTTAAAGATTCTTAAGAAGgataacctaaataaaaataaatttaaggaaaatttttttttactgacatCTTTAGTTACATTCAGTTATCCTTACATTTATTTCATTACATATTATTTGCAAAGTTATCGaaacaactttaaaataaatatcctgCATCTTTGTATACAGAGTCCATAAGCCTACtctaatttttacttttattataaaaacatatttccaaaacattataaattaaGAACACTGGCATGAATGTATTTCTTAAGCAAATATTCTCGAACGCAGCTACCACCATGGTGAGAAATCTTACGAAATTGGCATAACAGAGAGCTTTTTTTGGGAAAAGCGAAATTAGAGCAATGATACACGTAATTATTTTAACgaggaaataattattggtttGTGTTAGTTGTGTGAAATTTAAGGTATCCTTGTAAGAATACTGTTACCGTTTTGTGAATATGAATgtggataaataaatttgaatttaaaatttacaattatttatatgCACTGGTCATTCactcataaataaaatatcattatataagcaatatatgaaaaaaatcttatgcaataagtgtatttaaaatatatgttatagtaaatattttttgagtaaaagtggaaaaaaatttcttaaacaaTAGTGTTCTATtctgatgcaaattttttttatataaatatatcacCTATAATTCAACGTAAATAAATTAGTCATTTTATATATCCTGGGAAAATGAATTAAATCCAGGCAATAAAAGCTCAATCAATTTGCACCTGAACTTATaaatcttgtaatttttttctcatatgtTTGTACACGCCCTTATTTGTaatgaatttataaaattgtgttttcaTTAGTTacttcttatttattatttaagccGAGAGGAAACGCTGTTGTAATATAAACAATGGCTAAAATATGCTAATAGCAAAAATAACAAttagttttattgtttaaataatagttATAAAATGTGCGTAGGCGAAGTTTAAGACTTTAGGCTTTTGCGAACGTACGAGTCCATTGGGCGCCCTGTTTCTAATCCTccatatttaacaaattaagattaataaaaaaatgtgagaCGTGATTTCTCATGTtacgattaaaaataaaacggaTACAtgaattttgaattctttgcaaGTTATTGCAAGTGAAGCATAAACTAAATTTGGATAAATGTTCTGAGAAAGAACCAATGACTCAGAAAGTCGTCTATTTAAGCatgtatttcaaatatatttatttttaaataattgcccTAATGAAATAATCGAACATGGATTTTGAACAATTTTCACTACATGTTTTCTCAATCTAGAATTAGTTTCAAACAACACAgccaaatttttatattttaaataatagttataAAATGTGCGTAGGCGAAGTTTAAGACCGTAGgaaattttatagtaaataaattaggcATGATTGTAAGGATTGTAAGGATTTGAAATTCCTATAGTTATGTCagcaaactttattttttctttttagtcaTGAACGTCGGTTGACTACTAAGAAAATCTTATTAATATGCGACAATATCATGTCATAACAAATGATAcgacaaataaaattaatctgTTTTTCTGTTGACACTTATTTGTTTCCGATATTTATCGGTCTGAATTCTATTAACTCTATTTCTTATGAACTGATTTATTAGGTTTCGACTTATATAGAAAATCCGTCTGCTTTTCCTGGTTGATCCGTTTGATTactgaataaaaaatacatcCTTTATCCATAATATCAATTGGGAATCTTTACTTTGGATTAATTGAttgatcatttttaataatttaaatgacaatttttaaataattttatgttaacGGATACGTGACATCATcatctattttatttcaggatCTACATTTATACAGTATGAATTTAATTACAAACTGTGTAATATTGAAGAGtatttaagaaaacatttatttatgaaactatacaatataaaaataaaatagataaattattctttttttaattatagaaatttattatcaaaagactttaaaaaatattgatatattttccaaagatataatataatatagaatttaattaagaatattGAAAGGTCATAAGTTCTTTCTATTAtagttttaatgaaattctgtTGTAGCCAAAAATGTACATAAAAAGGTGTATATAAACTTATCAGGCCTTGCTTACATTTTGAATATGGttagtttataaattttattaatagataGTATTTTAAAGAAGACAAACTAATATTAGAAACTTAAAGTAACAATTTTAACATGACAACATCGTACAGACAAAACTTCAAAATCATACAATCACAGAGGGGTTTTTATATCACaggatttattataaaaattgcgTAATCATAAACGTTGAATCTAATAATAAGTCCCAATTAGCCAAAGGATCTTTGATCATTTTCAAGATGTGTCCTTATATGATTACTTTTTTCCTTGCAATAAAATTGCTGATAATTCATTACCTTCAACAACACCGTGTAAGCAACACCAAAATGTAAAGTCATCGACAGCCCTTATGTGGTATCTTTGATCATTTTAAACAAATGTCTCtgacttttttacttaaagttCCTGAGTATTGTATAACTTCGACAACACCGTATCAGAACAATCAAATACAGAGCCGTCGGCAGCCCGCATGCAGCACAGGCTGTTGTGTAATCCGGTGAAAGGAAGGGCATCATCTCGAGGGGTTCCCCGCCCGGCCCTGGGGCACCAGGGCCCCCGCAGAGTGCGCT
The genomic region above belongs to Anthonomus grandis grandis chromosome 6, icAntGran1.3, whole genome shotgun sequence and contains:
- the LOC126737635 gene encoding uncharacterized protein LOC126737635, with product MAAYTTEEYADSNTREAQIIYEEQYSNMRVPHHKIFANIFRRLGETGNLNFQEPRINRRQYDVAVDENVIRAFDEDPTTSTRKVATDLNISTWKAWSVVKAEGRHPFHYTSVQGLLQADYERRVQFCSFLLHADVKNGHFLKSILWTDESTFTRTGIFNQHNLHYWENKNVNPHVKDQ